The Henckelia pumila isolate YLH828 chromosome 2, ASM3356847v2, whole genome shotgun sequence genome includes a window with the following:
- the LOC140882310 gene encoding probable LRR receptor-like serine/threonine-protein kinase At2g24230, with product MMGLGMFGSFLVLTLFFRPLVCQKLNTDESFVFEFLQKMGLNVSKDLGFSGSICSLKGVSCDAKGESVVKLELPGLGLFGVIPDSTLGKLANLETLDLSNNSITALPSDFWSLGTLKNLNLSFNQISGRLPSNIGNFGQLQSLDLSLNHLSGSIPEAISSLENLLVLNLSGNGFESTIPLGILQCRFLVSIDLSANKLRGSLPNGFGGAFPDLRFLNLAENEISGRDSDFLGMKMIRYLNISGNMFKGPVVGIFEGPLEVIDLSKNQFQGHIDQVSSSSIFNWTDLQYLDLSENQFSGEFTDLSNSQNLRHLNLAHNRFTEQEFLKVDDLNNLEYLNLSGTNMIGQIPSNISSKSSLKILDLSKNRLTDLIPPFVIKNLEVLDLSYNNLTGDIPLMLLAELQNMERFNFSYNNLSFCASQISPETFRASFVGSVNSCPIAANPAFFTRKSPKHRGLKLALALTLSMICLLVALLFLAFGYRRKSRIQGVKQSSLKEEQTISGPFSFQTDSTTWVADVKQATTVPVVIFEKPLLNFTFADLLSATSQFDRDTLLAEGRFGPVYGGVLPGGFHVAVKVLVHGSTMTDQEAARELEYLGRIKHPNLVPLTGYCLAGDQRIAIYDYMENGNLQNLLYDLPLGVQTTEDWSTDTWEVENNGIQNVGSEGSLTTWRFRHKIALGTARALAFLHHGCFPPIIHRDVKASSVYLDSSLEPRLSDFGLAKIFGNELEDEIARGSPGYVPPELFQQGTDSPKAPTPKSDVYGFGVILFELITGKKPVGDHYPEEKEANLVSWVRGLVKSKQESRAIDPKIRGTGPDEQLVEAFKIGYLCTAEVPSKRPTMQQVVGLLKDLEPITEK from the coding sequence ATGATGGGTTTGGGAATGTTTGGTTCTTTTTTGGTTTTAACACTGTTCTTTAGGCCTTTGGTTTGCCAAAAACTTAATACGGATGAGTCATTTGTCTTTGAATTCTTGCAAAAAATGGGCTTAAATGTGTCTAAAGATCTCGGCTTTTCGGGTTCTATTTGTTCATTGAAAGGTGTTTCTTGTGATGCCAAAGGTGAAAGTGTTGTGAAGTTGGAATTGCCTGGTTTGGGGCTGTTTGGTGTAATTCCTGATTCCACCCTTGGAAAATTGGCAAATCTTGAAACTTTGGATCTTAGCAATAACAGTATCACTGCTTTGCCTTCTGATTTTTGGAGTCTGGGCACACTCAAGAATCTTAATCTCTCGTTCAACCAAATTTCTGGGAGGCTTCCAAGTAACATAGGCAATTTTGGACAACTTCAAAGTTTGGACCTTTCTCTCAACCATTTATCTGGGAGTATACCTGAAGCAATCAGCTCCCTCGAGAATTTGCTAGTTCTGAATCTCAGTGGCAATGGGTTTGAATCAACTATCCCGTTGGGCATTTTGCAATGTCGGTTCTTGGTTTCCATCGATCTATCTGCAAACAAGCTTCGGGGCTCTCTTCCTAATGGTTTTGGAGGTGCATTCCCCGACTTGAGATTCCTGAACCTGGCAGAAAACGAAATTTCGGGTCGGGATTCTGATTTTTTGGGGATGAAAATGATTAGATATCTGAATATTTCGGGCAACATGTTTAAGGGTCCTGTTGTTGGTATCTTTGAAGGTCCGCTGGAGGTCATTGATTTGAGCAAAAACCAGTTTCAAGGCCACATTGATCAGGTTAGCTCTAGCTCCATATTCAATTGGACAGATTTGCAGTATTTGGATTTGTCAGAGAACCAGTTCAGTGGAGAGTTTACTGATTTGAGTAATTCTCAGAATCTCAGACACCTTAATCTTGCGCATAATAGGTTCACCGAACAAGAATTCTTGAAAGTTGATGATCTCAACAACTTAGAGTATTTGAATTTGTCTGGAACTAACATGATCGGTCAAATTCCAAGTAATATCTCAAGTAAGAGTAGTTTGAAGATACTTGATCTCTCGAAAAATCGTCTTACTGATCTCATTCCTCCATTTGTTATCAAGAACCTTGAAGTTCTTGACCTTTCTTACAACAATCTGACAGGAGACATCCCCTTGATGCTGTTAGCAGAACTCCAGAATATGGAGAGATTCAATTTCTCTTATAACAACCTGAGTTTTTGTGCATCACAAATTTCCCCTGAAACTTTTCGCGCGTCTTTTGTTGGATCTGTGAACAGCTGTCCGATCGCCGCAAACCCAGCTTTCTTTACAAGAAAATCTCCAAAGCATAGAGGGCTAAAGCTTGCCTTGGCTTTGACCCTCTCAATGATTTGTTTGCTTGTGGCCTTACTCTTTTTAGCCTTTGGATACCGAAGAAAATCTAGAATCCAGGGCGTGAAACAGAGTTCTTTGAAGGAAGAACAGACTATCTCGGGACCGTTCTCATTCCAGACTGATTCAACCACGTGGGTAGCTGATGTTAAGCAAGCAACAACTGTGCCGGTTGTGATTTTCGAGAAGCCATTGCTGAATTTCACATTTGCAGACCTCTTGTCTGCAACTTCTCAGTTTGACCGGGATACATTGTTGGCTGAAGGGAGGTTTGGGCCGGTCTATGGCGGAGTTTTACCAGGAGGCTTTCATGTTGCTGTTAAAGTCTTGGTCCATGGATCCACCATGACGGACCAAGAAGCAGCAAGGGAACTCGAGTATCTTGGTCGGATCAAACATCCTAATCTTGTTCCATTAACTGGATATTGCCTGGCTGGGGATCAAAGAATTGCTATATATGATTACATGGAGAATGGAAACCTGCAAAACCTGCTGTATGATTTGCCACTCGGTGTTCAAACGACAGAAGATTGGAGCACCGACACATGGGAAGTTGAAAACAATGGGATACAAAATGTTGGGTCTGAAGGGTCGCTAACGACTTGGAGATTCAGGCACAAGATAGCACTTGGCACGGCACGTGCACTAGCATTTCTTCATCATGGCTGCTTTCCTCCTATTATTCACAGAGACGTCAAAGCTAGCAGCGTTTATCTCGACTCTAGCTTAGAGCCAAGATTGTCGGATTTTGGACTGGCTAAGATTTTTGGGAATGAGCTTGAGGATGAGATTGCTCGTGGATCACCGGGATATGTGCCACCTGAGTTATTTCAGCAAGGAACTGACTCTCCAAAGGCCCCGACACCAAAATCTGATGTATATGGATTCGGGGTTATTCTTTTCGAGCTGATAACTGGGAAAAAGCCTGTTGGAGATCATTATCCAGAGGAAAAGGAAGCAAACTTGGTTAGTTGGGTAAGAGGATTAGTCAAGAGTAAACAAGAATCACGAGCTATTGATCCGAAAATTCGTGGAACCGGACCAGACGAGCAACTGGTAGAAGCCTTCAAGATTGGATATCTTTGCACAGCTGAAGTTCCTTCAAAGCGACCTACCATGCAACAGGTAGTTGGACTACTGAAGGATCTCGAACCAATCACAGAAAAATGA